ATGCGAAGCAGATCCGCGCCGATACGGACTTCGGCAACGTGCCGATGGCGAAGAGCTTCGAGCGGCAGGGATACCGCAAGTTCGCGGTCCGGCGGGTGCTGTCGTTCCCGCAGAGCTGAGCCGGCGACGACCGCGGCGCTGAGGTAGAGACGCGCGACTCCCCGAGCCCTATGCTCCCTGACATGTCAGCTGGGCTGGGGGGATCGGGGAGTCGCGGCGATGCGTGACATCGCGCTGATCATGCATGTCGTGGCGGGGGTGTTCGCGGTACTGTTCGGGCCGCTCGCGATCGTGCTGACGCTGCGCCGGCGTGGGTTGAACTGGGCCGGCGAGGTGTACCACTGGACGATCGCGCTGGTGTGCCTGACCGCGCTGGTGATGGTGCCGTACGAGTGGGGACGGCTCTGGTACTTCGGCCCGATCGCGGTTGCCACGTACTTGTTCGTGTACTTCGGGCAGCGTGCGGCGGAAGCGCCCGGTGGGCTTTGGTATCGCGGGGTGCTGCGCGGGTACGGCGGTGGGTGGATCGCGCTGTGGACGGGGATCGCGATGATCGCGCTGCCGCGTCACCCGTGGACGTGGGCGATTCCGATCGTGCTGGGGTTGGCGGCGATCGAGTGGCTGTGCTTCCGGCCGGCGCCGAGCTGGACGCATCTCCAGCCGGGGCGAGGTTGACGCACCCGCGACCGGGCAGAGGTCAACGCCTGCGATCGGGCAGCGGTTGACGCACCTGCAAACCGGCAGAGGTTGCCTGCTGGCCCGCTTGGCTGAAGGGTTGCCCCCTGGGATTTTGAGGGGGCAACCCTGCGGTTCAGGGGGCTAGGCCTGGCCGGCTTGTTCTTCGGGGGTGGATTTGCGGACGACCAGGCGGGTCCAGGCGCCGACGTAGATGCGGTCGTCCGGGTTCAGTTCCTGGCGCTGGCCGGGGACGATCGGGGTGTCGGGGAGCGGGCCGGCGGCGGACGCGACGTACGTGCCGTTGGAGGACTGCAGGTCCTCGATCCACCAGCGCTGGCCGTCGGTGGTGAGTTGCGCCTGGCGGCGGCTGACGCCGGTGTCGTCGCCGCAGTCGATCTCCGGGTCGATGCCGCGACTACGGGACGGGCGGCCGACGAGGAGGCTCTTACCGTTCAGTGCGATCACGGCGGGGAGGCCGGGGGACGGGCAAGGGTCTTCGCTTTGCTGGACCGCGTACCAGTCGGGGTCTACCCAGCGTTCCACTACCCACTCACCGATCGCTGCTTGCGGAGCCGCTGGTGCTGGTGCCGGGGCGCCTGCCTGGTCGAGTGGTGCGGCCGGGCGGGGCATGGT
The genomic region above belongs to Kribbella solani and contains:
- a CDS encoding FHA domain-containing protein; translated protein: MGGQLCPSCSEAASVDALFCENCGYDFTTGTMPRPAAPLDQAGAPAPAPAAPQAAIGEWVVERWVDPDWYAVQQSEDPCPSPGLPAVIALNGKSLLVGRPSRSRGIDPEIDCGDDTGVSRRQAQLTTDGQRWWIEDLQSSNGTYVASAAGPLPDTPIVPGQRQELNPDDRIYVGAWTRLVVRKSTPEEQAGQA